tgcTCCAGACTTCTCCCAATTAAAAGAATACATTTACTTGCACATGCATAGCATTGGTCTAacatgtattgaaaaaaaaaatccaaccctAAATAGCTCAAGCAGAATCACATCATATGTCTTAGAAAGAGGGCTAAGGGAGATGGAAAGTATTTCTTACATTTCGTCTGCCATTTAGTCTTCCAAGCCGTGAACTTACATTAACAATACGAGCACCTACAGCAGAAGGTCTCATCAAAGGAATCAGAGATTGAGTGACATTTTTGGTACCATAATAGTTTGTAGCAACAACATTCTGGGCATGTTCAACTGAATTGTCGGCCCCAAGATTGTAATTAACACCAGCATTATTCACCTGCAAAAGGAATAATATGCATAAGACATGTCAAAGAAATTCAGGACAATATGTAGGTAAAAACATACATAAAACATGGAATTATGGTATAACTATTGCTAGAACTGAACAGTAAAGTACAGTCAACTTACCAGAACATCTATTCCACCATAAGTTTGTTCTATCCACTCCGCAAATTTCTTGATGGATAAAGAATCTAGGACATCAAGTTGATGGAAATCCACACTCAAACCCAACTCTTTCAGGACATTGGCAGCTTCAAGACCAGTGCTACTTTCTCGTGATGTCAGGATAACTGTTAATCCATGGTCTGCAAGTTGTCTCACTGTCTCAAATCCTATTCCTCTGTTCCCACCAGTCACCACAGCGACAGTTTCTGATGACCACCACCTGCAAACATTCCACCAAATTTATTACTCTATAGTTGACTTGGATCAGCATGAAGCATCCCACATCCTAAAGTTGAATACCTTAAGTCCCTAACAAACCATATCCCCCAAAACTCTAGTTTGCAGCTCACAATCCACATGTACAGCAGAGAACTTTGATCATGAACAACACAACACCACCTAACCAATGAAATCAGAGGTGCAGGCATTTGACCGTTGAATTAAACCAAACCGAATTGTTTTGCAACAAAacaaatagacaaaaaaaatgcaCTAGCATTTTCAAACCATTTCTAAAGCAAGTTCATATAATACTAAAGTGAACCACATTTCTGAAACACATATACTTATCTTGCATATTTGACTACACTTTTAAAATAGCAGTGCAAACATGTTTAACGAAGGTCAGTTATCAACATCTTTAAGCTAATACACGCACTGCTTTATGTTAACGCAGATAAAAGAAACAGCAAACATTTAATGTAAGGCAACCGCATCTTTCGTTTAGTTTGAATTTCATTCTTGAAACAGCAGTATTTTTTCTACAAaacatacatatacatacaaaaacaaatatacaatCTTTCGCTAAAAATAAAGGCGGGTTTTCATTGCCCAGTGCTGGTGTAACCTAACGCAATTCAACGCAGCAGCCCACTTCGAATTTCCAAGCAAGCAGATATCCAAAATCAACTATCATCCAAGACTCGGAATCCAATTGATCACAGCAGCTAGTTAGATTAATACAGTAACCTCTAGCTAATCAATGCAAGCAGATATCCAAAATCAACTATCATCCAGGACCCGGAATTCAATTTATCACAGCAGCTAGTTAGATTAATACAGTAACCTCTAGCTCTTCGAATCAATGACGAAAAACGGCTGCCATGACCACCTAATCTATATATTATCATTCATCGATCACGGACAAACAACAGCAGAAGACCAGAAAATGAATCCCAATGCggtttttctaaaaacaaattgataaaaatcaatatcAGCATCACCTCCTAAACATTAATTTCTTGACTTATAACAAAATTTACCAGAAAAATCGGACGTAAATTGTGATTTTcagaaaatgaattaaaagaataataaaaaatatataccttTGATGATTAGAGTAAGGAATGGTACGGAGAAGAGATATTTCTTGGagtcttttttctcttctttcctttGCTCGCTCTTTTCttcccatttcttcttcttcttcttcttcttcttcttctttcagttAAGAGCACATAGAGAAAATAGAGAGACCTTTTGATGcaaagtttgattaaaaaacaaatcgcAAGCAGCGAATTCGGTGGCGGGTTCCCGCTTTGCTAATTTGTTGGGTCAAGTCTTCGGGTTTTTTGGGTTCCAATTCCTTACCTTGGCAATGAATAAAAATGGAGATTATTGCTGCCTGATTGCCCAAAAGAGAGAAGCCCTTCTTCACTAGAGAAGCCTCCTGCTGAGGGTTTAGAGACTTTCTTCTTAGTCCTTTAACTTGTTATGGTCCATCGATTACGTCCTCCCGTCCTCGAGTTTTCAATTCAGTTCTTGAACTCAATAGACGTTAGAATGTTGTCCCcgaaatcaaattatttattaaaaa
The genomic region above belongs to Populus alba chromosome 12, ASM523922v2, whole genome shotgun sequence and contains:
- the LOC118044871 gene encoding uncharacterized protein; translated protein: MGRKERAKERREKRLQEISLLRTIPYSNHQRWWSSETVAVVTGGNRGIGFETVRQLADHGLTVILTSRESSTGLEAANVLKELGLSVDFHQLDVLDSLSIKKFAEWIEQTYGGIDVLVNNAGVNYNLGADNSVEHAQNVVATNYYGTKNVTQSLIPLMRPSAVGARIVNVSSRLGRLNGRRNRLEDKDLREKLANLETLSEELIDRTVSTFLQQVEEGTYTSGGWPQMFTDYSVSKLAVNAFTRLMAKMLSDRPDGQKIYINCYCPGWVKTAMTGWAGNVSAEDGADTGVWLALLPDQAITGKFFAERREVNF